A single Dehalococcoidales bacterium DNA region contains:
- a CDS encoding glycosyltransferase, whose product MKILQVFDFFSPHGGGTVDVVYKLSRALTKRGHEVTIYTSDYKLDREYINSLPEVNVRLFHCISSLACFYLTPGMVMETKRRLREFDIIHLHSARSFQNIVIHHYAKKYGIPYVLDTHGSLPRAVAGEGKLKPMLKRQFDIAFGNRILRDAHRLIAETEVGVKEYIQFGASEDNVALIPPPFDTEWFSKLPPSGLFRKKYGITEKKIVMFLGRINRIKGLSFLLESFNELSKLRDDAILVIVGNDDGYQSTLKSEIAELNLSDKVLFTGFLSGQDKLSALTDADVFVQTSIYEYGTRVTFEALLCDTPIIVTKNTSASENVKKINAGYLVEYGNKKELQEALQHVLDNPSEARYQTRGAKEYIKANLSLEKGIEKYEHLYTNCIAANNKTK is encoded by the coding sequence ATGAAAATCCTGCAGGTATTTGATTTCTTTTCTCCGCATGGCGGCGGTACAGTTGATGTCGTGTACAAGCTATCCCGTGCCCTGACGAAGAGAGGACATGAAGTTACGATATATACCAGCGATTATAAATTAGACCGGGAGTATATTAACTCCCTTCCCGAAGTAAATGTACGTCTTTTTCACTGTATCTCAAGCCTAGCCTGCTTTTACCTGACGCCGGGGATGGTGATGGAAACAAAAAGACGTCTTAGAGAATTCGATATCATACATTTGCATTCCGCCCGAAGCTTCCAGAATATAGTGATACACCATTACGCTAAAAAGTATGGCATCCCCTACGTGCTGGACACCCACGGCTCTCTCCCCCGCGCCGTTGCCGGCGAGGGGAAATTGAAGCCCATGCTCAAACGGCAGTTTGATATTGCCTTTGGCAACCGGATATTAAGGGACGCCCACAGGCTCATTGCAGAGACTGAAGTAGGAGTTAAAGAGTATATCCAATTTGGAGCAAGTGAGGATAACGTAGCCTTAATACCCCCACCCTTCGATACGGAGTGGTTCTCTAAACTACCGCCATCCGGTCTGTTCAGAAAGAAATATGGCATCACGGAAAAGAAAATTGTCATGTTCCTGGGCAGGATAAACCGGATAAAGGGGCTTAGCTTCCTGCTCGAATCTTTTAACGAGTTAAGTAAATTGAGGGATGATGCCATTCTGGTAATAGTAGGAAATGACGATGGCTATCAATCCACTTTAAAAAGCGAGATAGCAGAACTAAATCTATCCGATAAGGTCTTGTTCACCGGATTTCTGAGCGGTCAGGATAAACTATCGGCACTGACAGATGCCGACGTGTTTGTTCAGACCTCCATTTATGAATATGGCACTAGAGTTACTTTTGAGGCATTATTGTGTGACACTCCCATCATAGTCACTAAAAATACGAGTGCTAGCGAGAATGTGAAGAAAATTAACGCCGGGTACTTAGTAGAATACGGTAATAAAAAGGAGTTACAGGAGGCTCTACAGCATGTATTGGACAATCCATCTGAGGCTAGATATCAAACGCGAGGGGCAAAGGAATATATAAAAGCAAATTTGTCCTTAGAGAAAGGGATTGAGAAATACGAGCATCTCTACACCAACTGCATTGCTGCTAATAATAAGACAAAATAA
- a CDS encoding PIG-L family deacetylase has translation MKILAFGAHPDDVEVGMGGTIAKYAKAGHEVFIVVTSIPNRKEVRRREAMKSARILGAELIVLDIEPEKLIFDRELVRRFDEVLMEYLPDITYTHWNHDSHQDHVAVANAAIAATRGNNCSLYMYEQTIPGGIVPYGFMLQSFVDISEVIDLKIDSISEHKSQVKLNGEWWLYGIRGRAMYHGYQINVKFSEAFEVVREIKQI, from the coding sequence ATGAAAATTTTAGCCTTTGGCGCGCATCCTGATGACGTAGAAGTTGGCATGGGAGGAACTATAGCTAAATATGCAAAAGCTGGGCATGAAGTGTTTATTGTAGTAACTTCCATACCCAATCGAAAGGAGGTAAGACGGAGGGAGGCTATGAAGTCAGCAAGAATATTGGGTGCTGAGCTAATAGTCTTAGATATCGAACCTGAGAAGCTAATATTCGATCGTGAACTCGTGCGTAGGTTTGATGAGGTACTCATGGAGTATTTGCCTGATATCACTTACACTCATTGGAACCACGACTCCCATCAAGACCACGTAGCAGTTGCAAATGCTGCAATTGCGGCGACCAGGGGAAATAATTGCTCCCTGTATATGTATGAGCAGACTATTCCGGGTGGTATTGTCCCCTACGGCTTCATGTTACAATCCTTTGTAGACATCTCAGAAGTAATTGACCTTAAGATAGACAGTATTAGTGAGCACAAATCACAGGTCAAGTTAAACGGGGAATGGTGGCTGTACGGGATAAGAGGTAGAGCCATGTATCACGGTTACCAAATCAATGTTAAATTCTCTGAAGCATTTGAGGTAGTAAGGGAGATTAAACAGATATAA
- a CDS encoding GDP-mannose 4,6-dehydratase, with protein sequence MKILITGGAGFIGSHLCEKYTKEDHTIICLDNFMSGDLMNIRHLLNNRNFKLVEGDIRDFALLEKVMRDVDVVFHLAAQVHVDRSYIEPVLTYEVNVRGTQNILEAARLCDVKKIVFASTSEVYGSAQYSPIDEKHPLNAPHPYGASKIAADRMCFAYIQTYGMNISVVRLFNIFGQRQRDVGYGGVISIFTRRILKNMPPIIYGDGLQTRDYTYVDDAVRAYDSVLKYSDPIAEPINFGSGREESIIALADMLIDLAGKKGEIRPIHVEPRIGEVKRLIANSTRAKDLMGWQPQYKLEEGLKKFVQWYKDYGLERGLASDEINTPLRQ encoded by the coding sequence ATGAAGATATTGATAACCGGGGGAGCTGGATTCATCGGCAGTCATCTGTGTGAGAAGTACACTAAGGAAGACCATACCATTATCTGCCTGGATAACTTTATGAGTGGCGACTTGATGAATATCAGGCATCTATTAAACAACCGAAACTTCAAACTAGTAGAAGGTGATATCAGAGACTTTGCCCTGCTGGAAAAGGTAATGCGTGATGTCGATGTGGTATTTCATTTGGCGGCACAGGTACATGTCGACAGGTCATATATCGAACCCGTCCTCACCTATGAAGTAAATGTAAGGGGAACACAGAATATTCTGGAAGCAGCCAGACTCTGCGATGTTAAGAAGATAGTCTTTGCCTCCACCAGTGAGGTATATGGCTCGGCCCAGTACTCACCTATCGATGAAAAGCACCCCTTGAATGCTCCCCATCCCTACGGTGCCAGTAAGATTGCCGCCGACAGGATGTGCTTTGCCTATATTCAGACCTACGGAATGAACATCTCCGTCGTCAGACTGTTCAACATCTTCGGCCAACGTCAAAGAGACGTCGGATATGGCGGCGTCATATCCATCTTTACCAGAAGAATCCTGAAGAATATGCCTCCCATTATCTATGGCGACGGTCTGCAAACAAGAGACTATACCTACGTAGATGATGCGGTCAGAGCCTATGACTCAGTCCTGAAGTATAGTGACCCGATAGCCGAGCCGATAAATTTCGGCAGCGGTCGGGAGGAATCTATAATCGCTCTAGCCGATATGCTCATCGACCTGGCCGGCAAAAAGGGAGAAATAAGACCGATCCATGTCGAGCCCAGAATCGGAGAGGTCAAGCGCCTTATCGCCAACTCGACAAGGGCAAAGGACCTGATGGGGTGGCAACCGCAGTACAAACTGGAAGAAGGACTGAAAAAATTCGTCCAGTGGTACAAAGACTACGGATTGGAGAGAGGATTGGCATCGGATGAAATCAACACACCGCTCCGTCAATGA
- a CDS encoding ATP-grasp domain-containing protein, translated as MDRQNVLIPGAGGAAGLGAIKSLRLCGFEGRIVATDANALSSGLYLADCSYVVPFADNYSFITEATKIIENERIDTIMPTSGSDLIPYSKNKKSIEEKGIIVAMSDYQVIESCLDKLRFYHQLKNKFNLPYTTTDQSEINAFPCIVKPIWGKGSKNVFTCHSKANLENILLKNHDMVIQEYLPGKEYSIDVLSDLEGKPLLAIPRERIEVKAGISFKSRIVLDNVIAKECLRIAECLSIKGPSCVQMRCDKKGKPRVVEVNPRIGGGTILTTYAGVNFPELVLAMASASSYKIPKLKELKEITMLRYYEEVILDAKGRVMKL; from the coding sequence TTGGATAGACAGAATGTGCTAATCCCCGGTGCTGGTGGTGCAGCTGGTCTAGGAGCAATAAAATCACTACGACTTTGTGGTTTTGAAGGTAGGATAGTAGCGACAGACGCAAATGCTCTTTCTTCTGGTTTATATTTGGCAGACTGTAGCTATGTTGTGCCATTTGCTGATAACTACTCCTTTATTACAGAAGCAACCAAGATCATTGAAAATGAACGAATAGATACAATTATGCCAACTTCTGGCTCCGATCTTATACCTTACTCGAAAAACAAAAAGTCTATTGAGGAAAAAGGTATCATCGTTGCTATGAGCGATTACCAAGTAATTGAAAGTTGTTTGGATAAATTAAGGTTTTATCACCAGCTGAAGAACAAATTCAATTTACCTTATACAACTACCGATCAATCCGAGATTAATGCTTTCCCCTGTATAGTCAAACCTATTTGGGGAAAGGGGAGCAAGAATGTATTTACATGTCATTCCAAAGCGAATTTAGAGAACATTCTATTGAAAAATCATGATATGGTAATTCAAGAATATCTCCCAGGCAAAGAATACAGCATTGACGTATTATCTGACCTAGAAGGTAAACCTCTATTAGCAATACCAAGGGAGCGAATTGAGGTAAAAGCAGGCATAAGTTTTAAGAGTAGAATAGTCTTGGATAATGTAATAGCGAAAGAATGCTTACGAATAGCGGAGTGCTTATCAATAAAAGGACCATCGTGTGTCCAAATGAGATGTGATAAGAAGGGGAAACCTAGAGTTGTGGAGGTTAATCCTCGAATTGGTGGCGGTACAATATTGACTACATACGCAGGGGTAAACTTTCCTGAACTCGTTCTGGCAATGGCCAGTGCCAGTAGTTACAAAATACCAAAGCTAAAAGAACTTAAGGAGATAACAATGTTAAGGTATTATGAGGAGGTAATTCTGGACGCGAAAGGTAGAGTGATGAAGTTATGA
- a CDS encoding PHP domain-containing protein, whose protein sequence is MRKQFIYNNIRCGDFHVHTSYTDGQSNVAEYCERARQNGLKVIAFTEHVRKIITYNYQELLSDIRKARNKFGDIKILSGCEAKVLNIYGELDAPGEVLEQCDVVVGVFHGFECSNRKEYLSALVAMLQNRFVSIWGHPTLFLSRKSIELEEREIKNIVDVCIKEGVFIERNIKYGLPDARFIELAVKSGAKFIVSSDAHDVDELLTTDRLVEEWNWIDRMC, encoded by the coding sequence ATGAGAAAACAGTTTATATATAACAATATTCGATGCGGCGATTTCCACGTGCATACGAGTTATACGGATGGACAAAGTAACGTAGCCGAATACTGCGAAAGGGCTCGGCAGAATGGATTAAAAGTGATCGCTTTTACAGAACATGTCAGAAAGATCATCACGTACAACTATCAGGAATTGTTGTCCGACATAAGAAAAGCACGAAATAAATTCGGGGACATTAAGATATTATCCGGTTGTGAGGCAAAAGTCTTAAACATATATGGTGAACTAGATGCACCAGGTGAAGTCTTAGAGCAATGTGACGTTGTTGTAGGAGTCTTTCATGGTTTTGAATGTAGTAACAGAAAGGAATATTTATCAGCATTAGTGGCAATGCTACAAAATCGCTTCGTGAGTATATGGGGACACCCGACACTATTCTTAAGCAGAAAATCGATTGAATTAGAAGAAAGAGAAATTAAGAATATAGTTGATGTTTGCATAAAAGAAGGTGTTTTTATTGAGAGAAATATTAAGTATGGCCTTCCCGATGCAAGGTTCATAGAGTTGGCAGTCAAAAGCGGCGCTAAGTTTATTGTCAGCAGTGATGCGCATGACGTAGACGAGCTATTGACTACAGATAGATTAGTTGAGGAATGGAATTGGATAGACAGAATGTGCTAA